The sequence below is a genomic window from Campylobacter ornithocola.
TCATCTACACCATTTCCTCTACGTGCTATACAAATACCTTCAAAATTTTGAATTCTTGTTTTATCGCCTTCTTTGATGCGAATAGCAAGTCTTAAAGTATCTCCAGCACGAAATTCTGGAACATTTTTACCTTCAATTTGTTTTTGCTCAAATTGCTCAATGTATTTATTTTTCATAATGATATTCCTTAAAATTTGCGTTCATGCTTTTGATACAAATCAGGACGAAAATATTTCGTTTTGCAAGACGCCAAAGTAGTTTTTAAAGCTGTTATTTTAGCGTGATTTCCCTTTAAAAACTCTGAAGGTACATAAAATTTTTTATTTTCCTTTTCAAAAATAAAAGGTTTGGAAAATGATGGAGCTTCCAATAAATCGTTTTCAAAACTTTCCTCATTCAAGCTTTCGCTATTACCAAGTACACCTTTGATATTGCGACTTATAGCATCACTCATTACTAAAGACGCCAACTCTCCGCCTGTAAGTATAAAATCACCTATAGAAAAAATTTCATTAGCAAATTCTTCCACAATACGTTCATCTAAGCCTTCATATCTACTACTTACAAAACAGATGTGATCTTTTTCGCATAATCTTTTAGCATCAACTTGTTTAAAAGTCTTAGCACAAGGCAAAAGAAAAATAAAATGTACATTTGCATCTTGATTTTTTATATGTGTTAAACAATCATACAAAGGCTGAGTTTGCAACAAAAGTCCTGCACCTCCACCTATTTTATAATCATCTACCTTTAAATGCCTGTTAGTAGTGAAATTTCTAGGATTAACAAAAGCAAATTCTAAAATACCTTTTGCTTTCGCTTTTGCTAAAATCGAAAATTGAAAATAAGGCTCAATAAGCTCCGGGAATAAACTTACAAAAGTATACTTCATGAATTTTCTAAAATATCTAAAGCAGATTGTGTGAATATCTTTTTATTTTCTATATCAATTTTTTGAATATATTTATCAACATAAGGGATATAAAAGTTTTTAGTCTTTGTCTGCAGTTTTTCATCACATTTTACACAAAATAAAAACCCTGCTCCATTTTCTAAAATGTCTTCAACTACACCTAATTTTTGCTCATTCTCAATAACATTGCATCCAATTATGTCAAAATAAAAATACTCATCTTTTTTTAGCTTACAAGTTTCTTTTGTAGCTTCAATAGTTTGAAAAAGAATAATATTAGTTAATGTTTTAGCAATCTCAACACTTTCAAAGTCTTCAAATAAAACCAAAGACCTAGTTTTATCAAAAGCTTTTATGGTGTAAATTTTTTGATTAATATCAAAAAATTTAGCACCTATTTTAAACTGCTCATAAAAATCACTAAGATTATGTAATTTTACATAACCTTTTAAACCAACACTTTTCCCAAGTTTGGCAACTTGGACTAAATCATTCTTCAATGGCTTTTACCGTTATACGATATG
It includes:
- the trmD gene encoding tRNA (guanosine(37)-N1)-methyltransferase TrmD, whose translation is MKYTFVSLFPELIEPYFQFSILAKAKAKGILEFAFVNPRNFTTNRHLKVDDYKIGGGAGLLLQTQPLYDCLTHIKNQDANVHFIFLLPCAKTFKQVDAKRLCEKDHICFVSSRYEGLDERIVEEFANEIFSIGDFILTGGELASLVMSDAISRNIKGVLGNSESLNEESFENDLLEAPSFSKPFIFEKENKKFYVPSEFLKGNHAKITALKTTLASCKTKYFRPDLYQKHERKF
- the rimM gene encoding ribosome maturation factor RimM (Essential for efficient processing of 16S rRNA), translated to MKNDLVQVAKLGKSVGLKGYVKLHNLSDFYEQFKIGAKFFDINQKIYTIKAFDKTRSLVLFEDFESVEIAKTLTNIILFQTIEATKETCKLKKDEYFYFDIIGCNVIENEQKLGVVEDILENGAGFLFCVKCDEKLQTKTKNFYIPYVDKYIQKIDIENKKIFTQSALDILENS